In one window of Vibrio sp. DW001 DNA:
- a CDS encoding methyl-accepting chemotaxis protein produces MPTLSIKTRLYLLSILPLLLLAAGMMLETYLKMTELSNSQMKMVRSQMLEMQRDQLKAYIEIVDSALIPLKESDAPVEQVVKELSKIKYGQAGYFFGYTSEGVRVFSGSSSKGLGDSFWNSKDSNGNSFIQDIINDAKNGEGYTSYYFPKAGQNEPLEKMSFSVYEPQWDLVIGTGFYLDDVEETVSNMSAMTNKQTTESFTTIVIIGVVTILVSAMFAFFVTRTILKPLYQFDSSIADFANGKGDLTARMDQFKVPEFAKLSDNFNIFVSNLQSIIKNVTHVSTDIGEETSNMRSRADKVDTLSMQQREETEQVATAMTEMTSTAQEISSNAVNAAEAAHIAEDKATEAVTTVDTAVVSVESLAKIITDAAISMGKLESNVVNISTSLNVIEEIAEQTNLLALNAAIEAARAGEQGRGFAVVADEVRQLASRTQQSTREISEVIGELKVSTTEAVSAMNNSNSQSELTVEQATQAGSALQEILTAIATIMDMNALIATATEEQSQVGKEISQRVVVISDTSSETADVANMNRVASGELNAKAQDLSALVSQFVV; encoded by the coding sequence ATGCCGACCCTATCTATTAAAACGCGATTATACCTGCTGTCTATTCTACCATTGCTACTTCTTGCCGCGGGCATGATGTTAGAAACCTATCTGAAAATGACGGAACTGAGCAATTCCCAGATGAAAATGGTTCGTTCTCAGATGCTTGAAATGCAAAGAGATCAACTGAAGGCATATATAGAGATTGTCGATTCTGCTCTAATACCTCTTAAAGAAAGTGATGCTCCTGTAGAGCAAGTTGTTAAAGAGCTTTCAAAAATCAAATATGGACAAGCGGGTTACTTCTTTGGTTATACAAGCGAAGGGGTTCGAGTATTTAGTGGCAGTAGCTCTAAAGGTCTAGGGGATTCTTTTTGGAACAGCAAAGATTCCAACGGTAATTCCTTTATTCAGGACATTATAAACGACGCAAAAAACGGTGAAGGATATACGTCTTACTATTTTCCTAAAGCTGGACAAAATGAACCTTTGGAAAAGATGAGCTTCTCTGTATATGAACCTCAATGGGATCTCGTCATAGGGACGGGTTTCTATTTGGATGATGTAGAAGAAACCGTCTCCAATATGAGCGCCATGACAAATAAGCAAACTACCGAGAGCTTCACGACAATAGTAATAATCGGTGTAGTAACAATATTGGTCTCAGCCATGTTCGCTTTTTTTGTGACGAGAACCATTCTTAAGCCTCTTTATCAATTTGACTCATCGATCGCTGATTTTGCTAATGGTAAAGGTGACTTAACTGCCCGTATGGATCAATTTAAGGTTCCAGAATTCGCTAAATTAAGTGATAACTTCAATATATTTGTATCCAACCTCCAATCTATTATCAAAAATGTTACACACGTAAGTACTGATATCGGCGAAGAAACGTCAAACATGCGAAGCCGGGCAGACAAAGTCGATACGTTATCTATGCAGCAACGAGAAGAGACCGAACAAGTTGCCACAGCGATGACAGAGATGACGTCAACCGCTCAAGAGATTTCAAGCAATGCCGTTAATGCAGCTGAGGCCGCTCATATTGCAGAAGATAAAGCGACAGAAGCGGTGACCACGGTTGATACTGCCGTTGTATCGGTTGAATCACTAGCAAAAATCATTACTGATGCCGCGATTTCTATGGGAAAACTGGAAAGCAATGTAGTCAATATCTCTACATCTCTTAACGTGATTGAGGAAATTGCAGAGCAGACGAACCTATTGGCCTTAAATGCAGCTATTGAAGCGGCAAGAGCGGGAGAACAAGGTAGAGGGTTTGCAGTTGTGGCGGATGAGGTTCGACAGTTAGCCAGCCGAACTCAGCAGAGTACCCGTGAGATTAGTGAAGTTATCGGTGAGCTTAAAGTTTCAACAACGGAGGCTGTTTCCGCGATGAATAATAGTAACAGTCAGAGTGAACTGACGGTTGAACAAGCAACGCAAGCGGGTTCTGCGTTACAGGAAATTTTAACCGCTATAGCGACCATCATGGATATGAACGCATTGATAGCAACCGCTACCGAAGAACAGAGTCAGGTAGGAAAGGAGATATCTCAAAGGGTTGTCGTTATCTCGGATACCAGTAGCGAAACGGCAGACGTAGCGAATATGAACAGAGTAGCAAGCGGAGAACTTAACGCCAAAGCACAGGACTTAAGTGCATTAGTGAGTCAGTTTGTCGTATAA
- a CDS encoding VOC family protein, which yields MARVFMMIKISVSIDVSDLKKAEAFYVEALGCKKVRDQGAIMVVLSVENAEIYLQEKQVGSKPLVSSNVVRDYERHWTPVHLDFLCNNVNERVSKIRELGGSHEGGESGEWGSIAHCSDPFGNGFCLINE from the coding sequence ATGGCTAGAGTATTTATGATGATAAAGATTTCAGTGAGCATTGATGTATCAGATTTAAAGAAAGCAGAGGCTTTCTATGTTGAAGCGCTTGGTTGTAAAAAGGTTCGTGATCAAGGCGCTATTATGGTTGTTCTTTCTGTTGAAAATGCCGAGATATATCTGCAAGAAAAACAAGTCGGTTCAAAGCCATTGGTATCGAGTAATGTTGTCCGTGATTATGAACGTCATTGGACTCCCGTACATTTAGATTTTCTTTGCAATAATGTGAACGAACGTGTTTCAAAAATACGAGAATTGGGTGGCTCACATGAGGGAGGAGAGAGCGGTGAATGGGGTTCTATTGCTCATTGTTCAGACCCTTTCGGTAATGGATTTTGCTTAATCAACGAGTAA
- a CDS encoding LysR substrate-binding domain-containing protein, whose translation MVSSQDIEFFITIAASRSLAAAARKMNVTPPSVSQRLQNIEGKLGIKLVERNARSISLTNEGEIFARKGQLILLELENLQQDISDKKLAISGDLKLVSPIGFGERHIGPIAAEFQNQYPLTKIELSLSDIPKWSVYNSPDIMFYIGQLDDSSLKRVVLAKNKRFLLASPRYIKSAPPLETPTDLGNHRCIALRENNEDAIMWRFTEAITGHVKNVRISPVLSSNVSQVTKDWCVAGQGIIQRSEWDVQQELENGKLVQVLPSYELATADIVALLSSERFNRSRKVTAFLDFMQERLPDRLEY comes from the coding sequence ATGGTATCATCTCAAGATATTGAATTTTTCATTACCATTGCGGCTAGTCGCTCGTTAGCTGCCGCCGCTCGAAAAATGAATGTCACTCCACCAAGTGTCTCTCAACGGTTGCAAAATATTGAAGGTAAACTCGGTATTAAACTGGTAGAAAGAAATGCTCGCTCAATATCATTGACCAACGAAGGGGAAATCTTTGCTAGAAAAGGACAGCTGATCTTGTTGGAATTAGAAAACCTACAACAAGATATTTCGGACAAGAAGTTAGCCATTTCTGGTGATTTAAAGTTAGTTTCGCCCATTGGCTTTGGAGAGCGACACATTGGCCCAATCGCGGCGGAGTTTCAAAACCAATACCCGTTAACAAAAATTGAACTTAGCCTCTCTGATATCCCTAAATGGTCAGTGTACAATAGCCCTGATATCATGTTTTACATTGGTCAATTGGATGATTCTTCCCTTAAAAGAGTCGTTTTGGCCAAAAATAAAAGATTTTTACTGGCTTCTCCTCGTTATATCAAGTCCGCACCGCCATTAGAAACGCCTACAGACCTAGGGAATCATCGATGTATTGCGCTAAGAGAGAATAATGAAGATGCCATTATGTGGCGATTCACTGAAGCAATCACTGGTCACGTGAAAAATGTCAGAATCTCTCCTGTCTTATCAAGCAACGTCAGTCAAGTAACGAAGGATTGGTGCGTTGCTGGACAAGGGATAATTCAACGTTCTGAGTGGGATGTACAGCAAGAACTTGAGAACGGGAAACTGGTACAAGTCCTCCCTTCATACGAACTCGCTACCGCAGACATCGTCGCACTCTTATCTTCAGAGCGTTTTAACCGTTCAAGAAAAGTAACCGCTTTCCTTGATTTCATGCAAGAACGGTTACCTGACAGATTAGAATATTAG
- a CDS encoding TSUP family transporter, with amino-acid sequence MEHLLTLHSADWVYSFLFAIAVVAGIVDAIAGGGGLITIPSLLLFGLPPMVALGTNKLQAVIGELTTSLVFIFSKQLPMKGIVLGILFTSIGAIAGSIAVSLVDKESLQVLLPFMMAGLTIYSITSSKLKSTDASEAKLSISNFMVLNGLLIGFYNGFFGPGTGSFWMLAFVILLGYTIKQATMVTKPLNLVGNMASLILFIALGHVDYTMGLIMGAGQIVGSVIGSKFVIAYGTKLVRPVFISVSMAMTVKLIYENLTIELFI; translated from the coding sequence ATGGAACATTTATTAACGTTACACAGTGCTGATTGGGTCTATTCATTTTTATTCGCCATCGCCGTAGTCGCAGGTATCGTTGATGCGATTGCGGGTGGTGGTGGGCTTATCACGATACCTAGTCTATTATTATTTGGCTTACCTCCAATGGTTGCATTAGGCACGAATAAACTTCAAGCTGTCATCGGGGAATTGACGACGTCACTTGTGTTTATTTTCAGTAAGCAGCTACCAATGAAAGGAATAGTATTAGGGATTCTGTTTACTTCGATAGGTGCGATAGCAGGTTCCATTGCCGTGAGCCTTGTTGATAAAGAATCGCTACAGGTATTGTTGCCATTTATGATGGCGGGCCTCACGATTTACTCGATAACGTCAAGTAAGCTTAAATCAACGGATGCATCCGAAGCTAAGCTGTCTATATCCAATTTTATGGTATTAAATGGACTGCTCATTGGTTTTTATAATGGTTTTTTTGGTCCTGGAACGGGGTCATTCTGGATGCTGGCATTTGTGATATTGCTGGGTTACACCATTAAACAAGCGACAATGGTAACCAAACCTCTAAACCTTGTTGGAAACATGGCGTCACTGATACTTTTTATTGCATTAGGGCATGTAGACTATACGATGGGTTTGATTATGGGAGCAGGGCAAATAGTAGGCTCTGTCATTGGTAGTAAGTTTGTCATTGCGTATGGCACTAAGCTTGTTCGTCCTGTATTCATCTCTGTGAGTATGGCGATGACGGTCAAGTTGATATATGAAAACTTGACCATCGAATTATTTATTTAG
- a CDS encoding MOSC domain-containing protein: protein MTRLGIVNAVLVGKAVPFAKGAQSAINKKPTTGRQQVSALGFTDDEQGDPRFHGGVEKALHIYPTEHYPEWRKEIGEKPVLKTVGAFGENISSIGLNEYTICLEDKIRIGSTLLEVSQGRMPCWKLNVRFEQSDMSLRLQNTLRTGWYFRVLETGELGEGDDIILCDRPYPDWPLSRIMGLIFEGCLDEQELRQLLTLPLVDSWRRLVECRLDKHLVEDWSLRLLGSRK, encoded by the coding sequence ATGACAAGATTAGGAATAGTAAATGCTGTTTTGGTTGGTAAAGCAGTGCCATTTGCTAAAGGAGCGCAAAGCGCAATAAATAAAAAGCCAACGACTGGACGCCAACAGGTTTCAGCATTAGGTTTTACTGATGATGAGCAAGGCGATCCGCGTTTTCACGGAGGGGTAGAAAAAGCACTTCATATCTATCCGACCGAACACTACCCAGAGTGGCGTAAAGAGATCGGAGAAAAGCCTGTCCTTAAAACTGTCGGAGCTTTTGGGGAAAACATTAGTTCAATCGGTCTAAATGAATATACAATTTGTCTGGAAGACAAAATTCGTATTGGATCAACACTTCTTGAAGTATCGCAAGGACGAATGCCGTGCTGGAAATTAAACGTGAGATTTGAGCAATCGGATATGTCGCTTAGACTACAGAATACACTACGAACTGGTTGGTATTTTAGGGTATTGGAAACAGGAGAGTTAGGAGAAGGTGACGACATTATTCTCTGTGACCGACCTTATCCAGATTGGCCCTTATCGAGAATAATGGGACTGATTTTTGAAGGCTGTCTAGATGAACAAGAACTTCGACAACTGTTAACTTTACCTCTCGTTGACTCGTGGAGAAGGCTAGTCGAATGTCGCTTAGACAAGCACTTAGTCGAAGATTGGTCTTTACGGTTGTTGGGCTCTAGGAAATAA
- a CDS encoding methylated-DNA--[protein]-cysteine S-methyltransferase, with amino-acid sequence MMFFDRFECRIGSVIVAGDKNGLTHLCIDNGSKNLSIPSDWQHNSDNFNDVRWQLNEYLSGIRCHFDLKVSPQGTEFQKKVWQALTTIPYAQTESYKAVAEKVGDEKASRAVGMANNKNPLPIIIPCHRVIGSNRKLTGYAFGLDIKIKLIELEQINTVFRRLAKHFGEFTWWHSDNPYEVMVGAILTQNTNWKNVEKALNNLNGQLCPKKILAMPESSLAELIRPSGYYNQKATNLRAMTKWYQHYQFDIENVRSQDKQKLRNELLAIKGIGGETADSILVYAIGKSSFVIDAYTRRIFSRVGLKVPKDYDEFRAKIEDAIIDDCVKYAYLHGLMVEHAKAFCLKSKAKCLVCPIKDICQSST; translated from the coding sequence ATGATGTTTTTTGACAGGTTTGAATGCCGTATTGGTAGCGTTATAGTTGCTGGCGATAAAAATGGGCTGACACATCTTTGCATAGATAACGGAAGCAAAAATCTTTCAATTCCATCAGATTGGCAGCATAACTCGGATAACTTTAATGATGTACGATGGCAATTGAACGAATACCTTAGTGGTATTCGTTGCCATTTCGATCTTAAGGTTTCACCTCAAGGAACCGAGTTTCAAAAGAAGGTGTGGCAAGCTCTAACAACCATTCCTTATGCTCAAACGGAAAGTTACAAAGCGGTCGCAGAAAAGGTAGGTGATGAAAAAGCAAGCCGTGCCGTTGGCATGGCAAATAATAAAAACCCGCTGCCGATTATCATCCCTTGCCATCGAGTTATCGGCAGTAATCGCAAGCTAACGGGCTATGCCTTTGGCTTAGATATCAAAATCAAGCTGATTGAATTGGAGCAGATCAATACGGTATTTCGGCGACTAGCCAAGCATTTCGGTGAATTTACGTGGTGGCATTCTGACAATCCCTACGAGGTAATGGTGGGGGCTATTCTGACTCAAAACACCAACTGGAAAAATGTAGAAAAGGCCTTAAATAATCTAAACGGTCAACTCTGTCCTAAAAAGATATTGGCTATGCCGGAAAGTTCACTTGCAGAATTAATAAGGCCTAGCGGGTACTACAATCAGAAAGCAACCAATCTTAGAGCGATGACAAAATGGTATCAGCATTATCAGTTCGATATCGAGAATGTACGGAGCCAAGACAAGCAAAAATTGAGAAATGAACTGCTGGCAATAAAAGGCATTGGTGGCGAAACCGCTGACTCTATCCTTGTCTATGCCATCGGTAAATCATCTTTCGTTATTGATGCGTATACCCGCCGAATATTTTCTAGAGTAGGGCTTAAGGTACCGAAAGATTATGATGAGTTTAGAGCGAAGATAGAAGATGCAATAATAGATGACTGTGTAAAATACGCATACCTTCATGGCCTCATGGTCGAACACGCCAAGGCCTTTTGCCTTAAATCAAAAGCGAAATGTCTTGTTTGCCCAATAAAAGATATCTGTCAATCTTCAACGTGA
- a CDS encoding antibiotic biosynthesis monooxygenase — translation MTKTTQSVAVIFEVSPKKAHMQDYLDVAAELKEHLMSMEGFISIERFQSLVDENKLLSLSFWESEEAVKSWREQVEHRQAQKKGYKDYFDDYRIRVASVDRDYTMNEREQAPKDSNNHIENNQ, via the coding sequence ATGACAAAAACAACCCAAAGTGTCGCCGTTATATTTGAAGTGAGCCCCAAAAAAGCACATATGCAAGATTACCTTGACGTTGCCGCAGAACTAAAAGAACACCTAATGAGCATGGAAGGCTTTATATCGATAGAACGATTTCAAAGCCTTGTTGACGAGAACAAATTGTTGAGCCTATCGTTTTGGGAAAGTGAAGAAGCGGTCAAATCATGGAGAGAGCAAGTGGAACATCGACAAGCTCAGAAAAAAGGATACAAGGATTATTTTGATGACTACCGCATACGTGTTGCCAGTGTTGACAGAGACTACACAATGAACGAAAGAGAGCAAGCCCCAAAAGATTCAAATAACCATATTGAAAACAACCAATAA
- a CDS encoding EF-hand domain-containing protein produces the protein MNRYFLSILLGCLTISLSVDAIGRGNGGMGMSQMPVFSDFDTNQDGLISEEEFDYFQKTRQEQRKSEGRLLKNSFNSDDMFERIDSNDNAFIDADEFQSHRGAMRNPKS, from the coding sequence ATGAATCGCTATTTTCTATCGATACTACTAGGTTGTCTCACTATTTCTCTGTCAGTTGATGCTATCGGAAGAGGAAATGGAGGAATGGGCATGTCCCAGATGCCTGTATTTTCTGATTTTGATACGAATCAAGACGGACTAATATCTGAGGAAGAGTTTGATTACTTTCAGAAAACAAGGCAAGAGCAGCGTAAATCTGAAGGTCGTCTCTTAAAAAATTCATTTAACAGTGATGATATGTTTGAGCGTATCGACTCGAATGATAATGCATTTATTGACGCAGACGAATTTCAATCTCATCGAGGTGCTATGAGGAATCCCAAATCATAG
- a CDS encoding DUF3332 family protein: MNNRYKKIVIATAVASSLVGITGCVGSNAVTASVMKFNVEVVDNRYARGGLNILMAPVYGISIAVDYLIFNSLEFWTGKNPLNGSPHIFDSKVDTDFKINDDLDSSLTEAPVEPLTNLRIIDTGEMKQVDDNTLEMKITYNNGDVSMLTGVRRGQSITYYIDGVVVSETSMTQLSEFVGS; this comes from the coding sequence ATGAATAATAGATATAAAAAAATTGTTATCGCAACTGCAGTGGCGTCTTCATTAGTTGGTATAACAGGATGTGTAGGTAGTAATGCAGTAACCGCAAGCGTGATGAAATTTAATGTGGAAGTTGTTGATAATCGATATGCTAGAGGTGGTTTGAATATATTAATGGCTCCTGTTTATGGAATATCAATAGCTGTCGATTACTTGATATTCAATTCACTTGAATTTTGGACAGGAAAAAACCCCCTCAATGGCAGCCCACATATATTCGATTCAAAAGTAGATACAGATTTCAAAATAAATGATGATTTGGACTCTTCATTGACGGAAGCTCCAGTCGAGCCACTGACTAATTTACGTATTATTGATACAGGTGAAATGAAACAAGTGGACGATAATACATTAGAGATGAAGATCACATACAACAATGGTGATGTGTCAATGCTAACTGGTGTAAGACGTGGGCAATCAATTACCTACTATATTGACGGTGTCGTCGTTAGCGAAACATCTATGACACAATTGAGTGAATTTGTAGGTTCTTAA
- a CDS encoding DUF805 domain-containing protein has protein sequence MVFNLVAFYLNAWQHYFDFSGCASRQEFWMFMLAHCCVTIVFISIDIWLQNSGWLDVSYSLVSLIPVLAIILRRLHDIGRSGWWSWVFIIPVIGPFWLIYLLSQKGTSTYCNEGGSK, from the coding sequence ATGGTATTTAACTTAGTTGCGTTTTATCTAAATGCATGGCAGCACTATTTTGATTTTTCAGGTTGCGCGTCCAGACAAGAATTCTGGATGTTTATGTTAGCTCATTGCTGTGTGACGATAGTATTTATATCAATAGACATCTGGTTGCAAAATTCAGGCTGGTTAGATGTGTCTTATAGCTTGGTTAGCTTAATTCCTGTGTTGGCGATAATACTTCGGCGCTTACACGACATCGGGCGTTCTGGTTGGTGGAGTTGGGTGTTTATCATTCCTGTTATCGGCCCTTTCTGGCTGATCTACTTATTAAGCCAAAAAGGCACGTCAACTTATTGCAATGAAGGGGGTTCAAAATGA
- a CDS encoding AraC family transcriptional regulator — protein sequence MLAIPVPFVVSMLLTLLAVILYVRIGKQAKTVCLFLALCASTTTMVGLRWTFDVAAFSYTQPILASLIPVFAWYTFTRASSGLSVISYLHLLGPTLVIVSVITHPVLGLPLDGFLSGTYLFYGITLVRYSSQDILLINVTLSNWEGVKKAEKIAGWMLLFSALIDMLLSLDFSVNQGRYSQYILTVGHLVLLPVLSFAVVIVGVNTPITETTSKFSDIDNKKAHPPLIADERINEIVELLDKKIRDKAIYLDPDLTLSRLSRKLGIPAKQISIAVNMVHRKNISKLINEYRIEHAKQELTHTDNTITQVFMNSGFQTKSNFNREFFRVTKMTPSEYRKIDT from the coding sequence ATGTTGGCTATTCCCGTTCCGTTTGTTGTCTCTATGTTGCTTACTTTACTTGCTGTGATTTTGTATGTGCGGATTGGCAAGCAAGCGAAGACGGTGTGCCTTTTTTTAGCTCTGTGTGCATCCACAACAACCATGGTCGGGCTGCGATGGACATTTGATGTGGCGGCGTTTAGTTACACCCAACCAATATTAGCCTCTCTTATTCCTGTCTTTGCTTGGTACACTTTTACCCGTGCGAGTTCCGGTTTAAGCGTCATTTCATATTTGCATTTATTGGGACCAACACTGGTCATTGTTAGTGTCATAACTCATCCGGTTTTGGGTTTGCCTTTAGATGGTTTTCTTTCTGGCACGTATCTGTTTTATGGCATAACGTTGGTGCGGTACTCGTCTCAAGATATATTGCTGATCAACGTTACGTTGAGTAATTGGGAAGGTGTAAAAAAAGCGGAGAAAATCGCTGGTTGGATGTTATTGTTTTCGGCATTGATCGATATGTTGTTATCTCTGGATTTTTCTGTCAACCAAGGTCGATATTCACAATATATTTTGACAGTTGGTCACCTAGTATTGTTGCCTGTATTGTCGTTTGCGGTGGTGATTGTTGGCGTTAATACGCCTATAACTGAAACCACATCAAAATTCAGTGATATAGACAATAAAAAAGCACATCCTCCACTAATTGCAGATGAAAGAATTAATGAAATAGTAGAATTATTAGATAAGAAAATTCGAGATAAGGCCATCTACCTAGATCCAGATTTAACCCTCTCAAGGTTGTCTAGGAAGCTGGGTATTCCGGCTAAACAGATTTCGATCGCAGTGAATATGGTGCATCGAAAGAATATATCAAAATTGATTAATGAATATAGAATTGAGCATGCAAAACAAGAACTCACCCATACCGATAATACGATTACGCAAGTGTTTATGAATTCAGGATTCCAAACTAAATCAAATTTTAACCGAGAGTTTTTTCGGGTAACAAAAATGACGCCAAGTGAGTATCGAAAAATAGATACGTGA
- a CDS encoding GNAT family N-acetyltransferase → MPLVSERLEMVQITKNDEDLFRLLHTKPAVISLCFDPPSSQEIKAKFESRLLDWDIDSENWLCLVMREKSSGSRIGITGFQLIEGVAEVGYLLLPEFHGKGYGTESLSSLIHWASNFLDILRYQAIVTEGNTGSERVLIKCGFSLTKIDPGAYSIGNKRYDDYIYSFAVK, encoded by the coding sequence ATGCCGTTAGTTTCAGAGCGTCTTGAGATGGTTCAGATAACGAAAAACGATGAGGATCTGTTTCGTCTATTACACACTAAACCAGCGGTCATTAGCTTATGTTTTGATCCGCCAAGCTCACAGGAAATCAAAGCCAAATTTGAATCTCGGTTACTTGATTGGGACATAGACTCTGAAAACTGGTTATGTTTAGTGATGAGAGAAAAGTCTTCAGGTAGCAGAATTGGTATTACAGGGTTTCAATTAATAGAAGGTGTCGCTGAAGTCGGTTACCTACTTTTACCTGAGTTTCACGGAAAAGGTTATGGAACCGAGTCTTTAAGTTCATTGATTCATTGGGCTTCTAACTTTCTCGATATTCTTCGATACCAAGCTATTGTAACTGAGGGGAATACTGGTTCGGAAAGAGTGTTAATAAAGTGTGGTTTTTCACTTACTAAAATTGATCCAGGAGCATATAGCATTGGAAATAAGCGATATGATGATTATATATATTCATTTGCTGTAAAGTAG
- a CDS encoding DUF3316 domain-containing protein encodes MKKLIVLAATLLVSATAFAGTQTVYSEANLSTASFASKAAAYEAGFDYVDALEAASHSELRFKLAPIGENTVSNLKLDDTAVTIEEFSEARGEISYRAIVNVDYHFDARDNNND; translated from the coding sequence ATGAAAAAATTAATTGTTCTAGCCGCCACTCTACTCGTTAGCGCAACCGCCTTTGCTGGTACTCAAACGGTTTATAGCGAAGCAAATCTATCAACAGCCAGTTTCGCTTCTAAAGCGGCCGCGTATGAAGCAGGTTTTGATTACGTAGATGCGCTGGAAGCGGCGAGTCATTCTGAATTGCGCTTCAAATTGGCACCCATCGGAGAAAATACTGTCTCTAACCTTAAGCTGGATGATACAGCGGTGACGATTGAAGAATTCTCTGAAGCTCGCGGTGAAATATCTTACCGTGCTATCGTGAATGTTGATTATCATTTCGACGCCCGCGATAACAACAACGACTAA